Within Streptomyces sp. NBC_00704, the genomic segment CCCATCAAGGTACCCGAGGGGCCGCCCGACGACCGGTTCGTGTACCTCTCCGACGTCCTGCCCACGGCCTGGCAGGCGGTCGCCTACGCGGACATCCCCGAGGGCGGCAGCGTCGCCGTGCTCGGCCTCGGTCCCATCGGCGACATGGCCTGCCGGATCGCCCAGGTGCGCGGCGCCGGCCGGGTCTTCGGCGTGGACCTGGTGGGCGACCGGCTGCGCCGGGCCCGCGCGCGCGGCGTCGAGGCGTTCGACCTGCGCAGCTTCGACAGCGAGAAGGAGCTCGTCGACGCGATCCGGGATCAGACCGACGGCCGCGGCCCCGACGCCGTGATCGACGCCGTCGGCACCGAGGCCCACGGCAGCGCGGCCGCCCGCATGATCCAGAACGCCTCCGCCCTGCTGCCGCGCAAGATCAGCGGCCCGCTCGCGGAACGGTTCAGCGTCGACCGTCTCGCCGCCCTGCACACCGCCATCGAACTGGTGCGCCGCGGCGGAACCCTCTCGCTGGTCGGCGTCTACGGCGGCATGGCCGACCCGCTGCCGATGCTCACGATGTTCGACAAGCAGCTCCAGATCCGCATGGGACAGGCCAACGTCCGCCGCTGGAGCGACGAGATCATGCCGTACCTCACCGACGAGGACCCTCTCGGCGTCGACGACTTCGCCACCCACCGCGTGCCGCTCTCGGACGCCCCGCACGCGTACGAGATGTTCCAGCGCAAGCAGGACGGCGCGGTCAAGGTCCTGATGACACCGTGAGCGGCGGCCGCGCCGCCCGGCCCGCGCGTCCGGGAGGCGCGGCGCGACCGTCCGGCCCGGCCGCGCACCGCCCCGCCGGCCCCCGCCCGCCACGTCTGCCACCTGCCCTGGCCCCGTCCCCGCCCGTGCGGGCGATGCGTTCGCCGCGCGGGCCGTCGGCCGGAGGTAGTGCGGCGCGCTGATTTCTCCGCCCCCTGGTGGTCCGCGCCCCCGGCGTTCTGCGCCTCCGGCGGTCCGCGCACCTGAAAGCCTGCGCACCTGACAGTCCGCGCACCTGGCGGCCTGCGCACCTGACAGTCCGCGGTTCACCCCCCGCGTCCGGCCGCCGGCGTTCAGGTCCTGGGCGGTGCGCCCAGGATCTCCGCCAGGTCGTAGCGGACCGGCTCCTCCAGCTGCGCGTAGGTGCAGCTGGACGCGGTGCGGTCCGGGCGCCAGCGGCGGAAGCGGGCCGTGTGCCGGAAGCGCGCCCCGTTCTCCATGTGGTCGTAGGCCACCTCGGCCACGCGCTCGGGCCGCAGCGGAACCCAGGAGAGGTCCTTCTTGCCGGACCAGCGGCTCGGCGCGCCCGGCAGCCGAGCCGTCTCGTGCGCGGCCTCCTCCGACCAGGCCGCCCACGGGTGTTCGGCAGCGTCCGCCAGACGCAGCGGCTCCAGCTCCTCGACCAGCTCCGCCCGGCGCTTCATGGTGAAGGCGGCGGACACGCCGACATGTTGCAGCATGCCCCGGTCGTCGTAGAGGCCCAGCAGCAGGGAGCCCACCACCGGCCCGCTCTTGTGCAGGCGGTACCCGGCGACGACGACGTCGGCGGTGCGTTCGTGCTTCACCTTGAACATGGCGCGCTCGTCCTGGAGGTAGCGCAGGGTGAGGGGCTTGGCGATCACCCCGTCGAGGCCCGCGCCCTCGTACTCCTCGAACCACTGCCGGGCCACCTCGACGTCGGTCGTCGCCGGCGCCAGATGCACGGGGGCCGTCACCCCGGCCAGCGCCCGGCTCAGCAGCTCCCGCCGGTCGGTCAGCGGCACGTCCAGCAGCGAGGTGTCGGTGAGCGCAAGGAGGTCGAAGGCCACGAACGAGGCCGGGGTCCGCTCGGCGAGCGTGCGCACCCGCGAGGCCGCGGGGTGGATGCGCTCCGTCAGGGCGTCGAAGTCGAGCCGCCCCTCCCGGGCGATCACGATCTCCCCGTCCAGCACGCACCGCGCCGGCACCCGCTCCCGCAGCGCCTCCACCAGCTCGGGAAAGTACCTGGTCAGAGGCTTTCCGGTACGGCTGCCCAGCTCGATCTCGTCCCCGTCGCGGAACACGATCGCCCGGAAGCCGTCCCACTTCGCCTCGTACTGCATGCCCGGCGGGATGGCCGCCACCGACTTGGCGAGCATCGGCTTCACGGGCGGCATCACCGGCAGGTCCATGCCCCCGATTCTGCGCGAGGTCCGCCCGGATCGCCCGGTATGCACCCTCATGGGTCACTGCTGCCGGTTCGTGTGGTGATGCGAGGTGACGGCGGTGTGCCTACCGTGGCTCGCATGGGCGATGCGGTGGAACTGGAACTGGCCGGGCGGACGGTACGGCTGTCCAGCCCGGACAAGGTCTTCTTCCCGGAGCGCGGCTTCACCAAGCTGGACCTCGCCCGCTACTACCAGGCCGTCGCCCCCGGCATCCTGCGCGCTCTGCGCGACCGCCCCACCACCCTGGAGCGCTACCCCGACGGAGTGACCGGCGAGTCCTTCTTCCAGAAGCGGGCGCCGAAGAACATGCCCGACTGGATCCCGACCGCGCACATCACGTTCCCCAGCGGCCGCAGCGCCGACGAGATGTGCCCGACGGAGGAGGCGGCCGTCCTGTGGGCCGCCCAGTTCGGCACCTTGACCTTCCACCCCTGGCCGGTGCGCCGCGCCGACGTCGACCACCCCGACGAGCTGCGCATCGACCTCGACCCGCAGCCCGGCACCGACTTCGACGACGCGGTCCGCGCCGCGCACGAGCTGCGCGCCGTGCTCGACGAGTTCGGTGGACTGCGGGGCTGGCCCAAGACCTCCGGCGGCCGCGGCCTGCACGTCTTCGTGCCGATCGAGCCCTGCTGGACCTTCACGCAGGTCCGGCGCGCCGCCATCGCCGTCGGCCGGGAGATGGAGCGCCGGATGCCGGAGCAGGTGACGATCAAGTGGTGGAAGGAGGAGCGCGGCGAGCGCATCTTCCTCGACTACAACCAGACCGCCCGCGACCGCACCATCGCCTCCGCGTACTCCGTGCGCCCCCGCCCGCACGCCCCCGTCTCGGCGCCGCTGCGCTGGGACGAGGTCGGCACGGCGCACCCCCGTGACTTCGACATCGCGACCATGCCGGCCCGCTACGCCGAACTCGGCGACGTGCACGCCGACATGGACGACCACGCCTTCTCCCTCGACGCCCTTCTCGACCTCGCCCGGCGCGACGAGCACGAGCACGGTCTGGGCGACCTGCCCTATCCGCCGGAGTACCCGAAGATGCCGGGGGAGCCCAAACGGGTGCAGCCGAGCCGGGCACGGCACGAGGACACCCCGGGCGGGCAGGAGCCGGCCCGCTGACGGGACCCGCGTCGAGGATCGAGGCGGGGTCGCCGTCGAGGTGCGCGGGGCCGCCGTCGCCACGGCGTCTCCGTGCCGGTTGTGAGAGCGCTCTCGCCGTGTTGGCCTTGCGCGGAGCTATCCTGATCAGCACCCGGCCAGGAGGAGCCCTGAAGTGAGCGAGACAGCGCCGCGTCCCACGCTGGAGGCCGTGGCAGCGCGGGCCGGGGTCTCCCGGGCGACCGCGTCGCGGGTGGTCAACGGCGGGGACGGCGTGCGGGAGCCGCTCGTCGAACGGGTGCGGCAGGCCGTGGACGAGCTCGGCTACGTGCCCAACCAGGCGGCGCGCAGCCTGGTCACCAGGCGGCACGACGCGGTCGCCGTCATCATCGCCGAACCGGAGACGCGGGTCTTCGCCGACCCGTTCTTCGCTCTCCAGCTGCGCGGCATCAGCAAGGAGCTGACGGCCCACGACAACCAGCTGGTGCTGCTGCTCACCGAGGGCCGCGACGACCACGCCCGCGTGGCCCGTTACCTCGCCGGCGGCCATGTCGACGGGGCGCTGGTCTTCTCGCTGCACCTCGACGACCCGCTGCCCCGCCTGATCCAGGACGTCGCCGTGCCGACCGTGTTCGGCGGGCGGCCCGGCTGGAGCGACGGCACGCGGGACGTCGTCTACGTGGACAGCGACAACCGGGGCGGCGCCCGCGACGCCGTGCGCCTCCTCATGGGCCTCGGGCGCACCCGTGTCGCCCACATCAGCGGTCCCCTCGACCAGACCTCGGCCGCGGACCGGCTCGACGGATACCGGCAGGTCGTGGGCGACGCCGAGCCGCTGCTCGTGGTGGAGAGCGACTTCACTCCCGCCGGCGGCGAGCGCGCCATGCGCGAACTCCTGGACCGCTGCCCGGACATCGACGCCGTGTTCGCCGCCAACGACCTGATGGCCTCGGGCGTCCTGCGGGTGCTGCGCGAACGCGGACGGCGCGTGCCGCAGGACGTCGCCGTCGTGGGCTTCGACGACATGCTCGCCGTCGCGGAACAGACCGACCCGCCGCTGACGACGGTCCGTCAGGACATCGAGGAGATGGGCCGGATCATGGCCCGTGTCCTGCTGCGCCGGCTCGACCGGCGAGGCGCCGACGAGGAAGCGGGCGGCGGCGTCGTCCTGCCCACCACGCTGGTGCGCCGGGCCTCGGCGTAGACGCCGCCCCCGTCGCGCGCGCCGGGGCTCTCGCCCGCGCTCGTGGGCCGGGGCCGTGGCGGCTCACTGCTCGCGGGGTGCGTTCCTGATCACCGCGAAGCGCGCGCCGTAGGGGTCGGCGAGCCGGGCGATGCGGCCGACGCCCTCGACGTCCGTGGCGGGCATCCGCACGGCGCCGCCGAGTTCCCGGGCTCTGGCGACCACCGCGTCCACGTCGGTGGCCTCGAAGTACGGCAGCCAGTGCGCCGGCGACCCCGCCTCGGTGGGATCGTCGGACAGCGGGACGATGCCGCCGAACATCGCGTCCTCGTCGGCGCCGGCCGGGTTGACGCAGGTGTAGGTGCCGCCGGGGAAGGGGACGGCGTACGTCTCCAGGCCCAGCGTCGCGTGGTAGAAGGCGGCCGCCGCGGCGATGTCCGGCGTGTAGAGCTCCACCCAGCACAGCGAGCCCGGTTCGTTCGCCACGTCCACGCCCTTGGTGCGGCCGGGCTGCCAGAGGCCGAAGGGGACCCCCGCCTGGTCGGTCAGGACCGCCATGTGGCCCTCGCCCATCACGTCCATCGGCGCCACCGCCACCGCGCCGTGGGCCTGTTCGGCGGCCTTGGCCGTGGCCCGGGCGTCCGCCGTCGCGAAGTACACCGTCCAGGACGGCGGGCCCTGCTCGGGAGTGGTCTGCATGCCGCCCGCCACGGTCCTCCCGTCCAGCTGGAAGAAGCCGTAGCCGCCCGCGTCCGGTCCCGCCGACCGGAAGGTCCAGCCGAAGAGCGCGCCGTAGAACGCGGTGGCGCCGTCGATGTCGGTCGTGCCGACGTCGATCCAGTTCGGAGCGCCGTCGACGAAACGGGTGGTGAGCATCATCGCCCTCCTCGCAGGGGTCCCGTCCATGCACTGCCGAGTCTGGCACCGACCACTGACAACCGCCGCCGGAGTGCGCCCCGCGGGTCGTCGGCGATCGAGCGCGGGTCGCCGGCTGCCGCGAGATCCTCGGGGACCCGCGGTACGCGGAGCGGGCCCGTGCCGCGGCCGCGGAGGCGACCGCCACCGCCCTCGCAGTCGCCACCGCAGTCGCAACGGGAGCCACCGCAGCCGCCGCAACGGGAGCCGCCCCCGCGGCCGCGGAGGTCGGTCCGCGCGCGCCGCCGTGCGCCGTCGCGGTCGTCCGGTCATCATCGGGGCGGCGGGGGCTTGCGGCCTCGGGGCCCGGACATCCGGAGGGACCGGGTCCGGGCCGTCCGAGGCGCGCGTATATCGGGCGTTGATCGAACGTTTTGCGCCGCCGGGCACGATCCTCGCCATGTACACCGACACGATTCCCACACCCGATCTCACCTGGCAGCGGGAAGCGCTGTGCGCACAGACCGGGGCGGAGTTCTTCTTCCCCGAGCCCGGCAGTTCGGTACGGGAGGCGAAGCGCATCTGCGGCATGTGCGAGATGCGCCCGGCCTGCCTCGACTACGCCCTGGCCAACGACGAACGCTTCGGCGTCTGGGGCGGCCTCTCCGAGAAGGAGCGGCTGGAGATCAGGCGCACGGCGCACTGACCGGGCCGACCGGGAGGCCGGGGAGATCCAGGGGTTCCGGGCGACCGCGTCGCGGGGGTGCGGTCGGGAATTCCGGTGCGGGGCGGGGCGGGGCGTCGCGGGGACGGAGACGCGGGAGGCGGGGGCGGACCGGTGTCCCCGCCGACGCCGGACGGCCCGCACCGGGAAGCGTTCTCCCTGTGCGGGCCGTCGAAGTGCGGGCCCTCGACGTGCGTCGAGGCGGCGGGGGCCGAGTGGGTCAGCCCGCCGCGCGAGCCGCCATGCGGGCCTTGCGGATGGCCAGCTTCTCGTCGAACTTCAGCGCCTCGGCGTCCAGTCCGCCCATGTACAGGCCGATCTCCTCCTGCGCCTTCTGCCCCTCCGGGCCGAGGCCGTCGATCTCCATGATCTTCAGGAAGCGCAGCACGGGCTGGATGACGTCGTCGTGGTGGATGCGCAGGTTGTAGACCTCGCCGATGGCCATCTGCGCGGCGAACCGCTCGAAGCCGGGCATGCCGTGGCCGGGCATGCGGAAGTTGACCAGCACGTCCCGCACGGCCTGCATGGTCATGTCGGGGGCGAGGTCGAACGCGGCCTTGAGGAGGTTGCGGTAGAAGACCATGTGCAGGTTCTCGTCGGTCGCGATGCGCGCCAGCATGCGGTCGCAGACCGGGTCGCCGGACTGGTGGCCGGTGTTGCGGTGCGAGACGCGGGTCGCCAGCTCCTGGAAGGCGACGTAGGCGACCGAGTGGAGCATCGAGTGCCGGTTGTCGGACTCGAAGCCCTCGCTCATGTGGGACATGCGGAAGTGCTCCAGCTTGTCCGGGTCCACCGCGCGCGAGGCGAGCAGGTAGTCACGCATGACGATGCCGTGCCGGCCCTCTTCCGCCGTCCAGCGGTGCACCCAGGTGCCCCACGCGCCGTCGCGGCCGAAGAGCGAGGCGATCTCGTGGTGGTAGCTGGGCAGGTTGTCCTCGGTCAGCAGGTTCACGACCAGCGCGATCCGGCCGATCTCGGTGACCTTGGACTGCTCCTTGTCCCACGCCTCGCCGTCCTCGAAGAAGCCGGGGAAGTTGCGGCCGTCGCTCCACGGCACGTACTCGTGGGGCATCCAGTCCTTGGTGACCTTCAGGTGCCGGTTGAGTTCGGTCTCGACCACTTCCTCCAGCGCGTACAGCAGCTTGGCGTCGGTCCAGACGGCGGGGCTGCCGAGGTGAGGGGAAGCGATCGTCACGAGAACTCCAGGGGGACGTGAAGCGGAGCGGAACACTCCGGCGAGCGAGGCCGGAACTTACGGAATCGTAGGCTACGTATCCGTAGGTTACGAAACCGTAGGTTAAGTGCGGCGTAAGCCTCGCTGATCAGGAGTGTCGCGTCCAGTGTTCCGGTCCCGTCCGAGCGGCCCCCGGAACCGCAGGTCCTGGGGCCGAAAGGGTGATCGGTTCACCCGGTCAGGCGTACAGATCACGCAACCGTACCGAGAGGCACGTCACACAGCCCTCGAGCTTCTCGAACTCGCTGATGTCGACCACGACGGGCTCGTGCCCGAGGTCGGCGAGCAGTTCGGCCGTCTTCGGCGCGCTCGCCGCCATGAGGAGCCGCGGGCCGCCGAGGAGCACCACGTGCGAGCCGGACTCCTCGGGCACCGACAGGAAGCGCGGGAACAGCGACGGGCGGTCCACGTGCGGGGTGTGGCCGATCACCGTGCCGTCCGGCAGCGCCGTGACCGCCGATTTCAGATGCAGCACCTTGCTCACCGGCACGGCCACGACCCGCGCCCCCAGCGGTTCGAAGGCGGCCCGCACCTGCTGGACGCCGGCCGCGTTGGTCCGTCCGCCCCGGCCGACGTAGATCGTGTCGCCCACCTTGAGGACGTCGCCGCCGTCCAGGGTGCCCGGCTCCCAGATCCAGTTCACCGAGCAGCCCAGGCGGGCCACGGCCTCCTCGACGCCGAGCGTCTCGTCGCGCCGGGACTCGGCCCCGGAGCGGGCGATCAGGGCGACGTTCCGGTACATGACCACCGTGTCCTCGACGAACACGGAGTCCGGGCACTCGTCGGCGGGGTCGACCTCGACGGTCTCCCAGCCGTGCGTGCGCAGCGCCTCGGCGTAGGCCTCCCACTGTTCCAGGGCGAGCTCCACGTCGACCTTCTCCCGCTCGACGTGCGTGACCAGGCCTTCGGCGAGGCGCGGGCTGGGGCGGCGGATGAGGGCCTTCTTGCTGGGCACGTCCAGGTTCTCCGAATCGGGTGGCACGACCGGCGCCTCTGACGCGGCGCCGGTCAGCCATCATGCAGCGCGGGGCCGCCACCACGAAACCCCGCAGTAACAATGTGCCCCTCCTGAGACCCGCGGAAGGGGGGCGCGGCCCGCGAGGGCCGCGCGCGGATTCCTACACCGGGCGCGCCACCTCCTCCGCCGTCGTCTCCCGCAACTCCCCGTCCAGCAGCAGCCACCGGGTGATGCCGATGGACTCCAGGAAGGGCAGGTCGTGACCGGCCACGATCAACGCCCCCTCGTACGACTCCAGGGCCGTGGTGAGCTGACGCACACTGGCCATGTCGAGGTTGTTGGTCGGCTCGTCCAGCATCAGCAGCTGCGGCGCGGGCTCGGCCAGCATCAGGGCCGCCAGGGTCGCCCGGAAGCGCTCCCCGCCGGACAGCGTCGCCGCCTTCCGGTCGGCGCGGGCGCCCCTGAACAGGAAGCGGGCCAGCCGGGCCCGCACCCGGTTGTCGGTGGCTCCCGGCGCGAACCGGGCCACGTTCTCGGCGACGGTCAGCTCGCCGTCCAGGACGTCGAGACGCTGCGGCAGGAAACGCAGCGGCACGCGCGCGTGCGCCTCGCCCGCCTCCGGCGCCAGTTCCCCGGCGATCGTGCGCAGCAGCGTCGTCTTGCCCGCGCCGTTGCGCCCGACGAGCGCGATCCGCTCGGGCCCGCGCAGGTCGAAACCGCCCCGCACGCGCGCGCCGTACGCGAGCCGCAGGTCCGTCAGGGTGAGGACCTCGCGCCCCGGCGGCACGGCCGTGTGGGGCAGGTCGACGCGGATCTCGTCGTCGTCGCGTACGGCCTCGGCGGCGTCGTCGAGCCGCTCCCTGGCCTCGGCGAGCTTCTCCTCGTGCATGGTGCGGTGCTTGCCCGCGGACTCCTGGGCCGCTCGCTTGCGCGCCCCCATGACGATCTTCGGCTCGCGCTTCTGCTCGTACATCTTCTGCCCGTACCGCTTGCGGCGGGCCAGCTTGACCTGGGCGTCGGCCAGTTCGCGCTTCTGGCGGCGCAGGTCGGCCTCCGCGACCCGCACCATGCGCTCGGCCGCGTCCTGTTCGGTGGCCAGGGCCTCCTCGTACGCCGAGAAGTTGCCGCCGTACCAGGTGATCTCCCCCGAGCGCAGGTCGGCGATCTGGTCGACGAGGTCGAGCAGCTCACGGTCGTGGCTGACCACGACCAGGACGCCCGGCCAGGCCTCGACGGCCGCGTACAGCCGCCGTCTCGCGTACAGGTCGAGGTTGTTGGTCGGCTCGTCCAGCAGCAGGACGTCCGGCCGGCGCAGCAGCAGGGCGGCCAGCCGCAGCAGGACCGACTCGCCGCCGGACACCTCGCCCACGGTGCGGTCGAGGCCGACATGGCCGAGCCCCAGCTCGCCGAGCGTGGCCAGGGCGCGTTCCTCGACGTCCCAGTCGTCGCCGACGGTCTCGAAGTGCTCCTCGGACACGTCACCGGCCTCGATGGCGTGCAGGGCGGCCCGCCGGGCGGCGATGCCGAGCGCGGCGTCCACCCTCAGGGCGGTGTCCAGGGTGACGTTCTGCGGGAGATGGCCGATCTCGCCGGCCACGCGGACCGTGCCGTCGGCGGGGGCGAGTTCTCCGGCGATCAGCTTCAGCAGGGTCGACTTGCCGGAGCCGTTGACGCCGACCAGTCCGGTGCGGCCGGGGCCGAAGGCGACGTCGAGCCCCTCGAAGACGGGGGTGCCGTCGGGCCAGGCGAAGTCGAGGGAGGTGCAGGTGATGGATTGACTCAAAACGGGCCTCGCGGTTGCGTGTGCGGTCAGGGCGACACGTGTCGAGACACCGGAAGGCGGCGACCACCGCCGGGGCGGGGGAGCGCGGGAGGACAGCGAAAGGGTCCCGCTCCGCAGGGACGGCTCACAGGCCGAGGTCGCACGCGGCGCTCACACGCAAGACGTGTGGCGCGGGTGTCTCATGACCTCAGACGAGCAACGTCCTTCTCCGATCGGCGGCAACAGAACCGTTCACACCGTAGGAGGGCTCGCGAGAGCTGTCAAAGGATTAAAAAGGATTGAGGAAGGGTCAGCAGGCGTCCCGCATCAGCTCCGCCAGGTCGTGGTCGAGGTCGAGCTGCCGGTGTTCGGTCCCGGCGGGCACCAGCTCGCCGGCGGCCTGGAGGAAGCGGCGGATGTCGGCCGAGTGCACGTGCACCACGGCGGTGCCCTCGGGCGCGTGGAACTCCAGCACCGTGCGGTCGTACCCGTAGGGGCGCACCCGGACGTCGCCGTGGCCCTCGGCGTCCTGGAGACCGGCCGAGAGGAGTTCGCGGGCGAAGGTCCAGCAGACCTCGACGCCCTCCAGGGTGGCCGGCGCGGGGAACGTCATCCGGACGGCGAAGGGATCCTGACGGTCGTAGTGCAAGGTGGCGGGGATGCTCTGCATGCGCGGCGCGGCCGCGACCAGGCGGGCCTCGACGGGCTGCTCGATGACGGTGGACAACGCCTTGCTCCCTCGTGACGGCGGGACGAATCTCCGGGCGGTGCGTCCGGACACTGGAAGAGACGCCGGAACCGGCCGATCCGTGCACACGCATTCCTAGTGACCTCGGTCACCGCCTTCATGCGCGGGAGTGACGCACCACTCTTCCGCGCCCTGCGGGGCGGCTGAGGCGATCTCGGCATCTGGACGCCGGTGAAAGCCGTGGGCTAGCTTCGCCCGCCATGAGGCCCTTGGGGAAGACGCGACGCACGATTCGGACGGCACATGCGGGCGCGCGGGCGGCGGCCGCGGCCTGCGGGGCGGTGCTGGCGGTCCTGGCCGCAACTCCGGCCCAGGCGCACACCCGGCCCCCGGCGCCGCCGCACTGGGCCCTCAAGGACACCGGCGCCGACGCCGTGCGCTTGCGCGGACTCGCGGCGGTCGACCGCGACACCGCGTGGGCGGCCGGCACCGCGGGCACGGTCCTGCGCACCGTCGACGGCGGCGCGAGCTG encodes:
- the ddaH gene encoding dimethylargininase, with the translated sequence MPSKKALIRRPSPRLAEGLVTHVEREKVDVELALEQWEAYAEALRTHGWETVEVDPADECPDSVFVEDTVVMYRNVALIARSGAESRRDETLGVEEAVARLGCSVNWIWEPGTLDGGDVLKVGDTIYVGRGGRTNAAGVQQVRAAFEPLGARVVAVPVSKVLHLKSAVTALPDGTVIGHTPHVDRPSLFPRFLSVPEESGSHVVLLGGPRLLMAASAPKTAELLADLGHEPVVVDISEFEKLEGCVTCLSVRLRDLYA
- a CDS encoding ATP-dependent DNA ligase, with translation MDLPVMPPVKPMLAKSVAAIPPGMQYEAKWDGFRAIVFRDGDEIELGSRTGKPLTRYFPELVEALRERVPARCVLDGEIVIAREGRLDFDALTERIHPAASRVRTLAERTPASFVAFDLLALTDTSLLDVPLTDRRELLSRALAGVTAPVHLAPATTDVEVARQWFEEYEGAGLDGVIAKPLTLRYLQDERAMFKVKHERTADVVVAGYRLHKSGPVVGSLLLGLYDDRGMLQHVGVSAAFTMKRRAELVEELEPLRLADAAEHPWAAWSEEAAHETARLPGAPSRWSGKKDLSWVPLRPERVAEVAYDHMENGARFRHTARFRRWRPDRTASSCTYAQLEEPVRYDLAEILGAPPRT
- a CDS encoding WhiB family transcriptional regulator; this translates as MYTDTIPTPDLTWQREALCAQTGAEFFFPEPGSSVREAKRICGMCEMRPACLDYALANDERFGVWGGLSEKERLEIRRTAH
- a CDS encoding ABC-F family ATP-binding cassette domain-containing protein — translated: MSQSITCTSLDFAWPDGTPVFEGLDVAFGPGRTGLVGVNGSGKSTLLKLIAGELAPADGTVRVAGEIGHLPQNVTLDTALRVDAALGIAARRAALHAIEAGDVSEEHFETVGDDWDVEERALATLGELGLGHVGLDRTVGEVSGGESVLLRLAALLLRRPDVLLLDEPTNNLDLYARRRLYAAVEAWPGVLVVVSHDRELLDLVDQIADLRSGEITWYGGNFSAYEEALATEQDAAERMVRVAEADLRRQKRELADAQVKLARRKRYGQKMYEQKREPKIVMGARKRAAQESAGKHRTMHEEKLAEARERLDDAAEAVRDDDEIRVDLPHTAVPPGREVLTLTDLRLAYGARVRGGFDLRGPERIALVGRNGAGKTTLLRTIAGELAPEAGEAHARVPLRFLPQRLDVLDGELTVAENVARFAPGATDNRVRARLARFLFRGARADRKAATLSGGERFRATLAALMLAEPAPQLLMLDEPTNNLDMASVRQLTTALESYEGALIVAGHDLPFLESIGITRWLLLDGELRETTAEEVARPV
- a CDS encoding SsgA family sporulation/cell division regulator, which encodes MSTVIEQPVEARLVAAAPRMQSIPATLHYDRQDPFAVRMTFPAPATLEGVEVCWTFARELLSAGLQDAEGHGDVRVRPYGYDRTVLEFHAPEGTAVVHVHSADIRRFLQAAGELVPAGTEHRQLDLDHDLAELMRDAC
- a CDS encoding zinc-dependent alcohol dehydrogenase; this encodes MKAVTWQGKRDVRVDTVPDPTIQEPTDAVIRVTSSGLCGSDLHLYEVLTPFMTPGDILGHEPMGIVEEVGAGVPDLRVGDRVVVPFQIACGSCWMCLNGLPTQCETTQVSGEGMGAALFGYTRLYGAVPGAQAEYLRVPQAQFGPIKVPEGPPDDRFVYLSDVLPTAWQAVAYADIPEGGSVAVLGLGPIGDMACRIAQVRGAGRVFGVDLVGDRLRRARARGVEAFDLRSFDSEKELVDAIRDQTDGRGPDAVIDAVGTEAHGSAAARMIQNASALLPRKISGPLAERFSVDRLAALHTAIELVRRGGTLSLVGVYGGMADPLPMLTMFDKQLQIRMGQANVRRWSDEIMPYLTDEDPLGVDDFATHRVPLSDAPHAYEMFQRKQDGAVKVLMTP
- a CDS encoding LacI family DNA-binding transcriptional regulator — its product is MSETAPRPTLEAVAARAGVSRATASRVVNGGDGVREPLVERVRQAVDELGYVPNQAARSLVTRRHDAVAVIIAEPETRVFADPFFALQLRGISKELTAHDNQLVLLLTEGRDDHARVARYLAGGHVDGALVFSLHLDDPLPRLIQDVAVPTVFGGRPGWSDGTRDVVYVDSDNRGGARDAVRLLMGLGRTRVAHISGPLDQTSAADRLDGYRQVVGDAEPLLVVESDFTPAGGERAMRELLDRCPDIDAVFAANDLMASGVLRVLRERGRRVPQDVAVVGFDDMLAVAEQTDPPLTTVRQDIEEMGRIMARVLLRRLDRRGADEEAGGGVVLPTTLVRRASA
- a CDS encoding VOC family protein, which gives rise to MLTTRFVDGAPNWIDVGTTDIDGATAFYGALFGWTFRSAGPDAGGYGFFQLDGRTVAGGMQTTPEQGPPSWTVYFATADARATAKAAEQAHGAVAVAPMDVMGEGHMAVLTDQAGVPFGLWQPGRTKGVDVANEPGSLCWVELYTPDIAAAAAFYHATLGLETYAVPFPGGTYTCVNPAGADEDAMFGGIVPLSDDPTEAGSPAHWLPYFEATDVDAVVARARELGGAVRMPATDVEGVGRIARLADPYGARFAVIRNAPREQ
- a CDS encoding acyl-ACP desaturase; amino-acid sequence: MTIASPHLGSPAVWTDAKLLYALEEVVETELNRHLKVTKDWMPHEYVPWSDGRNFPGFFEDGEAWDKEQSKVTEIGRIALVVNLLTEDNLPSYHHEIASLFGRDGAWGTWVHRWTAEEGRHGIVMRDYLLASRAVDPDKLEHFRMSHMSEGFESDNRHSMLHSVAYVAFQELATRVSHRNTGHQSGDPVCDRMLARIATDENLHMVFYRNLLKAAFDLAPDMTMQAVRDVLVNFRMPGHGMPGFERFAAQMAIGEVYNLRIHHDDVIQPVLRFLKIMEIDGLGPEGQKAQEEIGLYMGGLDAEALKFDEKLAIRKARMAARAAG
- the ligD gene encoding non-homologous end-joining DNA ligase; its protein translation is MGDAVELELAGRTVRLSSPDKVFFPERGFTKLDLARYYQAVAPGILRALRDRPTTLERYPDGVTGESFFQKRAPKNMPDWIPTAHITFPSGRSADEMCPTEEAAVLWAAQFGTLTFHPWPVRRADVDHPDELRIDLDPQPGTDFDDAVRAAHELRAVLDEFGGLRGWPKTSGGRGLHVFVPIEPCWTFTQVRRAAIAVGREMERRMPEQVTIKWWKEERGERIFLDYNQTARDRTIASAYSVRPRPHAPVSAPLRWDEVGTAHPRDFDIATMPARYAELGDVHADMDDHAFSLDALLDLARRDEHEHGLGDLPYPPEYPKMPGEPKRVQPSRARHEDTPGGQEPAR